One window from the genome of Acuticoccus sp. I52.16.1 encodes:
- a CDS encoding undecaprenyl-phosphate glucose phosphotransferase: MAGAPPAPYSIPRRPPQKPRIISLRLVDRFLRFGDFAIPLVVGILVSWVLMGEQKIIQNVVICFATSVLFAQLLARRAVYMTQAHVFSIRLVMQLLQTLVFTFVVVTAIAFLLDVPGYTRQWILWWFAASEACIFVYRLMVTISLRIAMVHGRLQRRIAVYGGEEKGASIITHLLSTEDQHYTITGFYDDRANRVPDEIDGIPRLGGVDELIAAAEAGEIDEVVLALPLSPLDRLTGILNRLAGSSVTVHFAPDPVLWQFFDRPFDHIGGAPMLRALASPIQGWAAIAKFVEDRLIALVLIIMLLPVFAVISLAIWVETGKPILFRQPRRGWNGSLFTIYKFRTMKVDNEDLAGATQATRNDPRVTRVGRILRRTSLDELPQLLNVLNGDMSLVGPRPHALGTTTEGKPFEEAVQHYMVRYRVKPGITGWAQINGWRGETDTSQKLLGRVRYDIEYIENWSFWLDLYILMITPLALIVRSKNAY, from the coding sequence GTGGCCGGCGCGCCTCCCGCGCCCTATTCCATCCCGCGTCGCCCGCCGCAGAAGCCGCGAATCATTTCGTTGCGTCTGGTCGACCGATTTTTGCGCTTCGGCGATTTCGCGATTCCGCTCGTGGTCGGCATCCTCGTCTCGTGGGTGCTGATGGGCGAGCAGAAGATCATCCAGAACGTGGTGATCTGCTTCGCGACGTCGGTGCTCTTCGCGCAACTCTTGGCGCGCCGCGCCGTATACATGACGCAGGCACACGTCTTCAGCATCCGCCTGGTGATGCAGCTGCTGCAGACGCTGGTCTTCACCTTCGTCGTGGTGACCGCGATCGCCTTCCTGCTCGACGTGCCGGGCTATACGCGCCAGTGGATCCTGTGGTGGTTCGCCGCGTCCGAGGCGTGCATCTTCGTCTACCGCCTGATGGTGACGATCTCGCTGCGCATCGCCATGGTGCACGGGCGGTTGCAACGCCGGATCGCGGTCTACGGCGGCGAGGAGAAGGGCGCGAGCATCATCACGCACCTCCTGTCGACCGAGGACCAGCACTACACGATCACCGGCTTCTACGACGATCGCGCCAACCGCGTGCCGGACGAGATCGACGGCATCCCGCGGCTGGGCGGCGTGGACGAGCTGATCGCCGCCGCGGAGGCCGGCGAGATCGACGAGGTCGTGCTGGCGCTGCCGCTCTCCCCGCTCGACCGGCTGACCGGCATCCTCAACCGCCTGGCCGGCTCCTCCGTGACGGTGCATTTCGCGCCGGACCCGGTGTTGTGGCAGTTCTTCGACCGGCCGTTCGACCATATCGGCGGCGCGCCGATGCTGCGCGCCCTCGCCTCGCCGATCCAGGGGTGGGCCGCGATCGCCAAGTTCGTCGAGGACCGGCTGATCGCGCTGGTGCTGATCATCATGCTGCTGCCGGTGTTCGCCGTCATCTCGCTGGCGATCTGGGTCGAGACGGGCAAGCCGATCCTGTTCCGCCAGCCCCGGCGCGGCTGGAACGGTTCACTCTTCACCATCTACAAGTTCCGCACGATGAAGGTCGACAACGAGGACCTCGCCGGTGCCACGCAGGCGACCCGCAACGACCCGCGCGTGACCCGCGTCGGGCGAATCCTGCGACGCACCTCGCTCGACGAGCTGCCCCAGCTCCTCAACGTGCTGAACGGCGACATGAGCCTCGTCGGCCCGCGCCCGCACGCGCTCGGCACCACGACCGAGGGCAAACCCTTCGAAGAGGCGGTGCAGCATTACATGGTCCGCTACCGGGTCAAGCCGGGGATCACCGGCTGGGCGCAGATCAACGGCTGGCGCGGTGAGACGGACACCAGCCAGAAACTCCTCGGCCGCGTGCGTTACGACATCGAGTATATCGAGAACTGGAGCTTCTGGCTCGATCTCTACATCCTCATGATCACGCCGCTGGCGCTGATCGTCCGCTCCAAGAACGCCTACTGA
- a CDS encoding polysaccharide biosynthesis/export family protein → MRRVAAFAVLSLLSACAADRGEPCPPGTAAAPCPVYKTPEEAALAPACGRCGGGPAPQPVADFYPVPRGFQPWAEGFEGDMRFVVGDELRITLPFYDDEDVTTTVAPDGKVYIGLLGGVPAAGRAAPELTRDLERRYAKYLRFPDVGVIPVNLSNREVFVGGEVGNPGALPLRGPTGVLEAVFAAGGFEDTAYMKSVVLIRRGPNDLPMMRFLDLKSFANDGTPTENTLLQPFDIIFVPKSPIAKVNQFVAQYIEGVIPFNQNIQYTVIPGQ, encoded by the coding sequence ATGCGCCGCGTCGCCGCCTTCGCCGTTCTCTCGCTGCTCTCGGCCTGTGCCGCCGACCGGGGCGAGCCGTGCCCGCCCGGCACCGCGGCCGCGCCCTGCCCCGTCTACAAAACGCCGGAGGAAGCCGCGCTGGCGCCGGCCTGCGGGCGCTGCGGCGGCGGCCCGGCGCCCCAGCCGGTGGCCGACTTCTACCCCGTACCGCGCGGTTTCCAGCCTTGGGCGGAGGGGTTCGAGGGCGACATGCGCTTCGTCGTCGGCGACGAGCTGCGCATCACCCTCCCGTTCTACGACGACGAGGACGTCACGACGACCGTCGCGCCGGACGGCAAGGTCTACATCGGCCTCCTCGGCGGGGTCCCGGCGGCGGGCCGCGCGGCGCCGGAGCTGACGCGCGACCTCGAGCGTCGCTACGCGAAATATCTGCGCTTCCCGGACGTCGGCGTCATCCCCGTCAACCTGTCCAACCGCGAGGTGTTCGTCGGCGGCGAGGTCGGCAACCCGGGCGCGCTGCCGTTGCGCGGGCCGACGGGGGTGCTGGAGGCGGTCTTCGCCGCCGGCGGGTTCGAGGATACGGCGTACATGAAGAGCGTCGTCCTCATCCGGCGCGGTCCGAACGACCTGCCGATGATGCGCTTCCTCGACCTGAAGAGCTTCGCCAACGACGGGACGCCGACCGAGAACACGCTGCTCCAGCCGTTCGACATCATCTTCGTGCCGAAGAGCCCGATCGCCAAGGTCAATCAGTTCGTCGCGCAGTACATCGAGGGCGTGATCCCGTTCAACCAGAACATCCAGTACACGGTGATCCCCGGCCAGTAA
- a CDS encoding exopolysaccharide transport family protein, with translation MTTIDSAGETSEPAPPNPLEPILWLIDVAWQYKWLLVTIVVAGVLAAAIVAGRLPNTYTAGGLVAFDAGREEIFPTRQADRGYVPPETVTETEVQVIQSYTVLERVVDELGLEFSAVNPALELEEPGGMDRGMARAQIVSALRQNLTVAPTGRSFVVSVRYEARDPRFAAAVVNEVMRQYLDLDISAQRDLATDAIAQISIRLRDLRRDLDERERALQDFRAQSRIAEGAGTTILTEQLGRMNEELIRAQAALAQADAANDLRGGEDGALPQVVASPLIQQLRTQVATQERVVSELDALYQPSHPRLIQAREALAALRQTIATETQKIVSSLGSSADAEAERVAALRRQVDILRDQLVEQREAEIELRRLEREVEAARRVYEALLNRYNEAQGTAGLERAGGRIVAPAVAPTQPSGPKRMLVVAGGGILSGGAAFALIIGLALLDQRIRTRADVRRTVGIAPVALVPPVPPARPTITSLGSWRRRNAAFAEAITHLRAALVLGSGGRDTTIVAITGADERVGHGALVTALAQACAVAGEEAVLVDTDFTRPTIHLRLGGVNEFGVSDLVAEGGEIDAALQIDPSTPLKYLAAGRRSDPALYRAAGMGALIDALVRRFDVVLINLPTIVDHPDAQALAAEADVVAVAVKTGLTSKTALLETVQTMRFVGPGLPLATVLIRG, from the coding sequence ATGACCACGATCGACAGCGCCGGCGAGACGTCCGAGCCCGCGCCCCCCAACCCGCTCGAGCCGATCCTGTGGCTGATCGACGTCGCCTGGCAGTACAAGTGGCTGTTGGTGACGATCGTCGTCGCCGGGGTGCTCGCCGCCGCGATCGTCGCCGGGCGGCTGCCCAACACCTATACCGCCGGCGGTCTCGTCGCGTTCGACGCCGGGCGGGAGGAGATCTTCCCCACCCGGCAGGCCGACCGCGGCTACGTCCCGCCCGAGACCGTGACCGAGACCGAGGTTCAGGTCATCCAGTCCTACACCGTGCTGGAGCGGGTGGTGGACGAGCTGGGGCTCGAATTCTCGGCCGTGAACCCCGCCTTGGAGCTGGAAGAGCCGGGCGGCATGGATCGCGGCATGGCGCGGGCGCAGATCGTCTCGGCGCTGCGGCAGAATCTCACCGTCGCGCCGACGGGGCGCTCGTTCGTCGTCTCCGTGCGTTACGAGGCGCGGGACCCGCGGTTCGCCGCCGCGGTGGTCAACGAGGTGATGCGCCAATACCTCGACCTCGACATTTCCGCCCAGCGCGATCTGGCGACCGACGCGATCGCGCAGATCTCCATCCGCTTGCGCGATCTGCGGCGCGACCTCGACGAGCGGGAGAGGGCGCTGCAGGATTTCCGCGCCCAGAGCCGCATCGCGGAAGGGGCGGGGACGACCATCCTCACCGAGCAGCTCGGCCGGATGAACGAGGAGCTGATCCGCGCGCAGGCGGCGCTGGCGCAGGCCGACGCGGCGAACGACCTGCGCGGGGGCGAGGACGGCGCGCTGCCGCAGGTCGTCGCCTCGCCGCTGATCCAGCAGCTGCGCACCCAGGTGGCGACGCAGGAACGCGTGGTGTCGGAGCTCGATGCGCTCTACCAGCCCTCGCACCCCCGCCTCATCCAGGCGCGCGAGGCGCTCGCCGCGCTGCGGCAGACGATCGCCACCGAGACGCAGAAGATCGTCAGCTCGCTGGGTAGCTCCGCCGACGCGGAGGCCGAGCGCGTCGCGGCGCTGCGGCGGCAGGTGGACATCCTGCGCGACCAGCTCGTCGAGCAGCGCGAGGCCGAGATCGAGCTGCGCCGGCTGGAGCGCGAGGTCGAGGCGGCGCGGCGCGTCTACGAGGCGTTGCTCAACCGCTACAACGAGGCGCAAGGCACCGCCGGCCTGGAGCGCGCGGGCGGGCGGATCGTCGCCCCCGCCGTGGCGCCGACGCAGCCCTCGGGGCCCAAGCGGATGCTGGTGGTGGCGGGCGGCGGTATCCTGTCGGGCGGCGCGGCGTTCGCGCTGATCATCGGCCTGGCGCTGTTGGACCAGCGCATCCGGACCCGCGCGGACGTGCGCCGCACGGTGGGGATCGCGCCGGTCGCGCTGGTGCCGCCGGTGCCGCCGGCCCGGCCGACGATCACCTCGCTCGGAAGCTGGCGGCGGCGCAATGCGGCCTTCGCGGAGGCGATCACCCACCTTCGCGCGGCGCTCGTGCTGGGCTCGGGGGGGCGCGACACCACGATCGTCGCCATCACCGGCGCGGACGAGCGTGTCGGCCACGGCGCGCTGGTGACGGCGCTGGCGCAGGCCTGCGCGGTGGCCGGCGAGGAGGCGGTCCTCGTTGACACCGACTTCACCCGGCCGACGATCCACCTCAGGCTCGGCGGGGTGAACGAGTTCGGCGTCTCGGATCTGGTGGCCGAAGGCGGGGAGATCGACGCGGCGTTGCAGATCGACCCGTCGACGCCGCTGAAATACCTCGCCGCCGGCCGCCGTAGCGATCCCGCCCTCTACCGGGCCGCCGGCATGGGCGCGCTGATCGATGCGCTGGTTCGCCGGTTCGACGTGGTGCTGATCAACCTGCCGACCATCGTCGATCACCCCGATGCGCAGGCGCTCGCCGCGGAGGCGGACGTGGTGGCGGTCGCCGTGAAGACGGGCCTCACCTCGAAGACGGCGTTGCTGGAGACGGTGCAGACGATGCGTTTCGTCGGCCCCGGCCTGCCGCTCGCCACGGTGCTGATCCGCGGCTGA
- a CDS encoding zinc ribbon domain-containing protein: MRRLFRIETLFALGKWAVSLALAFFLTSLGSLIIADLPQVERPPRVEEFVDAEAAARLDAELSALGERIEALSTAAETGQLNLEAAEADSAAERETFAAWIQARRATGDGVPEEDVVVRTRRLEEVRRTERQVRADLDAARGALREAQERTGDVTRDRAALLTAAEAPYQRALFLRQARVFGLRLALTLPLLVVGLWAVAKRRNSPRWPLWRGFVLFAAFAFFVELVPYLPSYGGYIHYGVGVVMTLVLGAWLVRAARRHRERRAEIVERSEAERRQAIHYDEAVVKAEKGTCPSCDNTLRTTDGAPVNFCIHCGLKLYEPCPQCGTRRLVFFPFCMSCGTHVGPEEARAAISDARK; the protein is encoded by the coding sequence ATGCGCCGTCTCTTCCGCATCGAGACGCTGTTCGCGCTCGGCAAGTGGGCCGTGTCGCTGGCGCTCGCGTTCTTCCTCACCTCGCTCGGCAGCCTCATCATCGCCGACCTGCCCCAGGTCGAGCGCCCACCGCGCGTCGAAGAGTTCGTCGACGCGGAGGCCGCCGCGCGGCTCGACGCGGAGCTTTCCGCGCTGGGCGAGCGCATCGAGGCGCTGTCGACCGCCGCGGAGACCGGCCAACTCAACCTCGAGGCCGCGGAGGCCGATTCGGCGGCCGAACGCGAGACTTTCGCCGCCTGGATCCAGGCCCGGCGCGCCACCGGCGACGGCGTCCCGGAGGAAGACGTCGTCGTGCGCACGCGCCGCCTGGAGGAGGTGCGCCGCACCGAGCGCCAGGTCCGCGCCGACCTCGACGCCGCCCGCGGTGCGCTGCGCGAGGCGCAGGAGCGCACCGGCGACGTGACGCGCGACCGCGCCGCCCTGCTGACGGCCGCCGAGGCGCCCTACCAGCGCGCCCTGTTCCTGCGTCAGGCCCGCGTCTTCGGCCTGCGGCTGGCGTTGACCCTGCCTCTCCTGGTGGTGGGGCTGTGGGCCGTCGCCAAGCGGCGCAACTCGCCGCGCTGGCCGCTGTGGCGCGGCTTCGTCCTCTTCGCCGCGTTCGCCTTCTTCGTCGAGCTGGTGCCGTACCTGCCGAGTTATGGCGGCTACATCCACTACGGCGTCGGCGTCGTCATGACACTGGTGCTGGGGGCGTGGCTGGTGCGGGCCGCGCGCCGCCACCGCGAGCGACGGGCCGAGATCGTCGAGCGCTCGGAGGCCGAGCGGCGGCAGGCGATCCACTACGACGAGGCGGTGGTGAAGGCCGAGAAAGGCACCTGCCCGTCGTGCGACAACACGCTGCGCACCACCGACGGCGCGCCGGTGAACTTCTGCATCCATTGCGGGCTGAAGCTCTACGAGCCGTGCCCGCAGTGTGGCACGCGGCGCCTGGTCTTTTTCCCGTTCTGCATGTCGTGCGGCACCCATGTCGGCCCCGAGGAGGCGCGCGCCGCGATCTCGGACGCGCGCAAATAA
- a CDS encoding sulfite exporter TauE/SafE family protein, which translates to MTLDLPSIAVFAFAVALLGLSKGGLAGMGMMAMPLLLLVMPPPVAAGLMLPILMTQDALTIWIYRGKWDVWNLKILIPGAIVGIAIGLVSFAVMPERVLLFVLGAVTFAFALRGLLAGKAPARVPHPAIGVFLGAVSGFTSTILHQGGPPFQIYMLPQRLPRDVFIGTTVIFFWAINLMKLPGFIALGQLTQHNLMIALVAAPWALFMTWVGSKIARRIEVERFYVIIHWLLLLVGVKLLADALL; encoded by the coding sequence TTGACCCTCGACCTCCCTTCCATCGCCGTCTTCGCCTTCGCCGTCGCGCTCTTGGGCCTCTCCAAAGGGGGTCTTGCCGGAATGGGGATGATGGCGATGCCGCTCCTCCTCCTCGTCATGCCGCCGCCCGTCGCCGCCGGGCTGATGCTGCCGATCCTGATGACCCAGGACGCGCTGACGATCTGGATCTATCGCGGCAAATGGGACGTGTGGAACCTCAAGATCCTGATCCCCGGCGCCATCGTCGGCATCGCCATCGGCCTCGTCTCGTTCGCGGTGATGCCGGAGCGGGTGCTCCTCTTCGTGCTCGGCGCGGTGACGTTCGCGTTCGCGCTGCGGGGGCTGCTGGCGGGCAAGGCGCCGGCGCGCGTGCCGCATCCGGCGATCGGCGTCTTCCTCGGCGCGGTGTCGGGCTTCACGTCGACCATCCTGCACCAGGGCGGCCCGCCGTTTCAGATCTACATGCTGCCGCAGCGGCTACCGCGTGACGTCTTCATCGGCACCACGGTCATCTTCTTCTGGGCGATCAACCTGATGAAGCTGCCCGGCTTCATCGCGCTCGGCCAGCTCACACAGCACAATCTGATGATCGCGCTGGTGGCCGCCCCCTGGGCCCTCTTCATGACGTGGGTCGGCTCCAAGATCGCCCGGCGGATCGAGGTGGAGCGGTTCTACGTCATCATCCACTGGCTTCTGTTGCTCGTCGGCGTCAAGTTGCTGGCCGACGCGCTTCTTTGA
- a CDS encoding glycosyltransferase, whose product MTEQTPRRPRVTYVTMAAPRPARNGYCVRIQTIGQAMAQHADVRFLVLSRDADPAGEVATRERFAADFVSAPDRSKLQKGAVHLRAALANRNRWMEKYQRGPLLDAARAALDAHRPDIVVLGSLSLYVLRASFGLDDAQIVLDHHNVETVNYDRMARVRRWPGKLFPLVDARAFARLEREAAAVDEHWAVSDDDRDILARNIGRPVVTVPNVAQDWAFAVDPKGTRPDAAPVIGFMADYGYYPNVGAAFDLFRVVAHLKAQGVACEAVAMGRHPTEAMAEEAARVGVALPGFVDDPVALLERFTVLVAPIRSGGGTKLKIIEALAMGIPVVTTPIGSEGIPVLAEDLGLVAESNEDLAAAVRTLLADRERLAAMSRRAKAWAERSVSTGVLVPLLGERIAACMRRIAAT is encoded by the coding sequence GTGACCGAGCAGACCCCCCGACGCCCGCGCGTGACCTACGTGACGATGGCCGCCCCCCGCCCGGCGCGCAACGGTTATTGCGTGCGCATCCAGACGATCGGCCAGGCGATGGCCCAGCACGCCGACGTGCGCTTCCTCGTCCTGTCACGCGACGCGGACCCGGCCGGCGAGGTGGCGACGCGCGAGCGGTTCGCGGCCGATTTCGTCAGCGCGCCGGACCGCTCCAAGTTGCAGAAGGGGGCGGTGCACCTGCGCGCCGCACTCGCCAATCGCAACCGCTGGATGGAGAAATACCAGCGTGGCCCGCTGCTCGACGCCGCGCGCGCCGCGCTCGACGCCCACCGGCCGGACATCGTCGTCCTCGGCAGCCTGTCGCTCTACGTCCTGCGGGCATCGTTCGGCCTCGACGATGCGCAGATCGTGCTCGACCACCACAATGTCGAGACGGTCAACTACGACCGCATGGCCCGCGTCCGCCGCTGGCCCGGCAAACTCTTCCCCCTGGTGGACGCCCGCGCCTTCGCGCGGCTGGAGCGCGAGGCCGCGGCGGTCGACGAGCACTGGGCCGTGTCCGACGACGACCGCGACATCCTGGCGCGCAATATCGGCCGGCCGGTGGTGACGGTGCCCAACGTGGCGCAGGACTGGGCCTTCGCGGTCGACCCCAAGGGGACCCGGCCGGACGCCGCACCGGTGATCGGCTTCATGGCGGACTACGGCTATTATCCCAATGTCGGCGCCGCGTTCGACCTCTTCCGTGTGGTCGCCCACCTCAAGGCGCAGGGCGTCGCCTGCGAGGCGGTGGCGATGGGCCGCCATCCGACCGAGGCGATGGCCGAGGAGGCCGCCCGCGTCGGCGTGGCGCTGCCCGGCTTCGTCGACGATCCGGTGGCGCTGCTGGAGCGCTTCACGGTGCTCGTGGCGCCGATCCGCAGTGGCGGCGGCACCAAGCTGAAGATCATCGAGGCGCTCGCCATGGGCATCCCCGTGGTGACGACGCCGATCGGCAGCGAGGGCATCCCGGTCCTGGCCGAAGACCTGGGCCTCGTGGCCGAGAGCAATGAGGATCTCGCCGCGGCTGTGCGCACCCTCCTCGCCGACCGGGAGCGGCTCGCGGCGATGAGCCGGCGCGCCAAGGCGTGGGCCGAGCGCTCGGTCTCGACGGGCGTGCTGGTGCCGCTGCTGGGCGAGCGGATCGCCGCCTGCATGCGCCGCATCGCGGCCACTTGA
- a CDS encoding MBL fold metallo-hydrolase — protein MTTMSINRRHLLAVAAAAGAASTLPLRAARAQASGSATTGLAQAPAFRRFTVGDWVVTALADGGMTFNSGVLPEMSEADFAEAMEKAFHPPAAYPATINAFLLQSGDRTILVDTGGSKQMAPTLGNLPANLAAAGVAPGDVDTILLTHMHGDHIGGLADASGAAAYPNAELVIRARELAFWTDPAEASKIPERQRGTVAAATTVANAYEGRLTPFEEDVTVVDGVDAVALYGHTPGHTGYRIASGDDTLLIWGDIAHIAPVQLADPGIYIGFDVTPEEAVATRRRVLDMAASERMMVAGMHMPFPGFGHVARDGEGYAFVPAPWQHTL, from the coding sequence ATGACCACCATGTCGATCAACCGCCGCCACCTCCTGGCCGTCGCCGCGGCGGCCGGCGCGGCGAGCACCCTCCCGCTTCGAGCCGCGCGCGCGCAGGCGTCCGGTTCGGCCACCACCGGCCTCGCCCAGGCGCCCGCCTTCCGCCGCTTCACCGTGGGCGACTGGGTCGTCACCGCGCTCGCCGACGGCGGCATGACCTTCAATTCCGGCGTGCTGCCGGAAATGTCCGAGGCGGACTTCGCAGAAGCGATGGAGAAGGCCTTCCACCCGCCCGCCGCCTACCCGGCGACCATCAATGCCTTCCTGTTGCAGTCCGGCGATCGCACCATCCTGGTCGACACCGGCGGATCCAAGCAGATGGCGCCGACGCTGGGCAACCTGCCCGCCAATCTCGCCGCCGCCGGTGTCGCCCCCGGCGACGTCGACACCATCCTCCTCACCCACATGCACGGCGATCACATCGGCGGCCTCGCCGACGCATCCGGCGCGGCGGCCTATCCCAATGCGGAGCTCGTGATCAGGGCGCGGGAGCTGGCCTTCTGGACCGATCCGGCCGAGGCGTCGAAGATCCCCGAACGGCAGCGCGGCACGGTCGCCGCCGCGACGACCGTCGCGAACGCCTACGAGGGCCGCCTGACCCCGTTCGAGGAGGATGTCACGGTCGTCGACGGTGTCGACGCGGTGGCGCTCTACGGCCATACGCCCGGCCACACCGGCTACCGCATCGCCAGCGGCGACGACACGCTGCTGATCTGGGGCGACATCGCCCATATCGCCCCGGTGCAACTCGCCGACCCCGGCATCTATATCGGCTTCGACGTCACACCCGAGGAGGCCGTCGCCACACGCCGGCGCGTGCTCGACATGGCCGCCAGCGAGCGGATGATGGTCGCCGGGATGCACATGCCGTTCCCAGGATTCGGCCACGTCGCCCGCGATGGCGAGGGCTACGCTTTCGTACCCGCGCCCTGGCAGCACACACTCTGA
- the denD gene encoding D-erythronate dehydrogenase, with amino-acid sequence MRVLIIGGGGFIGQKIAKALAMSGTLRGEAITHLELADITVPPTVDAPFGVSHHAVDVSDKAKCDALFQCQPDVVFHLAAIVSGQAEAEFDTGMRVNLNGTINVFEAARALGTKPVVVFSSSCAVYGGEIPETIEDWTGLNPQTSYGAQKAIGELLCTDYSRKGFIDGRAPRLPTITIRPGKPNAAASSFMSSIFREPLQGQTAVCPVQPDYALWYLSPRKVVENLIKCAEIPAEKFGENRAFALPGRVGTIGEMVEAMRKVAGDEPVNRIKWEPDQVILDIVMGWRPHIDPQKALALGLTADDSFEDNVRYFLEDDIQVPAA; translated from the coding sequence ATGCGCGTTCTCATCATCGGCGGCGGCGGCTTCATCGGCCAGAAGATCGCCAAGGCGCTGGCCATGTCCGGCACGCTGCGCGGCGAGGCGATCACCCACCTCGAGCTGGCCGACATCACCGTCCCGCCCACTGTCGACGCTCCTTTCGGCGTGTCGCACCACGCGGTCGACGTGTCGGACAAGGCCAAGTGCGACGCGCTCTTCCAGTGCCAGCCGGACGTCGTCTTCCACCTCGCCGCCATCGTCTCGGGTCAGGCCGAGGCGGAGTTCGACACCGGCATGCGCGTCAATCTCAACGGGACGATCAACGTCTTCGAGGCGGCGCGGGCGCTCGGCACCAAGCCGGTGGTGGTGTTCTCGTCCTCGTGCGCGGTCTACGGCGGCGAGATCCCGGAGACGATCGAGGATTGGACCGGCCTCAACCCGCAGACCTCGTACGGCGCGCAGAAGGCGATCGGCGAGCTTTTGTGCACCGACTATTCGCGCAAGGGCTTCATCGACGGCCGCGCCCCGCGCCTGCCGACCATCACCATCCGACCCGGCAAGCCCAACGCGGCGGCCTCGTCGTTCATGTCGTCGATCTTCCGCGAGCCGCTCCAGGGGCAGACGGCGGTGTGCCCGGTCCAGCCGGACTATGCGCTGTGGTACCTGTCGCCGCGCAAGGTGGTCGAGAACCTCATCAAGTGCGCCGAGATCCCGGCCGAGAAGTTCGGCGAGAACCGCGCATTCGCGCTGCCGGGCCGCGTCGGCACCATCGGCGAGATGGTCGAGGCGATGCGCAAGGTGGCGGGCGACGAGCCGGTGAACCGGATCAAGTGGGAGCCGGACCAGGTCATCCTCGACATCGTCATGGGATGGCGCCCGCACATCGACCCGCAGAAGGCGTTGGCGCTGGGCCTCACCGCGGACGATTCGTTCGAGGACAACGTGCGCTACTTCCTGGAGGACGACATCCAGGTGCCGGCCGCCTGA
- a CDS encoding DUF1674 domain-containing protein has translation MTDERPPLTEAAKRALAEAQARREAANEAPPAPREQGGRAGPEPVRFGDWEVKGIATDF, from the coding sequence ATGACCGACGAACGCCCGCCCCTCACCGAAGCGGCCAAGCGCGCCCTCGCCGAAGCACAGGCGCGTCGCGAGGCCGCGAACGAAGCGCCGCCCGCCCCGCGCGAACAGGGCGGCCGCGCCGGGCCGGAGCCCGTGCGCTTCGGGGATTGGGAAGTCAAAGGCATCGCCACCGACTTCTGA
- a CDS encoding glycosyltransferase family A protein codes for MSYAIISPCRNEAEYMRRTLDTVVAQTVRPDTWIIVDDGSTDATPEILAEYTREHPWIRVVPKPDRGFRAVGGGVVEAFNAGLAHLDLDAFTYVTKMDLDLELPPRYFEELIRRMEAEPRLGSCSGKPYNRRADGTLVSERRGDEMSVGMTKFYRTSCFREIGGFVPMVMWDAIDAHRSRQLGWISRSWDDPELRFVHLRPMGSSQTSVHVGRRRHGMGQYVMGSDLLYFAATCAFRALEPPYVIGGVNMFLGYLDAWRKGVPQVDDPELRRFVRAYQRRALVVGRRRAVEEIEARTGEIWRRNHAAA; via the coding sequence ATGAGCTATGCGATCATCTCACCGTGCCGCAACGAGGCCGAGTACATGCGCCGTACGCTGGACACGGTGGTGGCGCAGACCGTGCGACCCGACACGTGGATCATCGTCGACGACGGGTCCACCGACGCGACGCCCGAGATCCTCGCCGAATACACCCGCGAGCACCCGTGGATCAGGGTCGTGCCGAAGCCGGACCGCGGCTTCCGCGCCGTCGGCGGCGGCGTCGTCGAGGCGTTCAATGCCGGTCTCGCCCACCTCGATCTCGACGCCTTCACCTACGTCACCAAGATGGACCTCGATCTGGAGCTGCCGCCCCGCTACTTCGAGGAGCTGATCCGGCGGATGGAGGCCGAGCCACGCCTCGGCAGCTGTAGCGGCAAGCCCTACAACCGCCGCGCGGACGGCACCCTGGTCAGCGAGCGGCGGGGCGACGAGATGTCCGTCGGGATGACGAAGTTCTACCGCACGTCCTGCTTCCGGGAGATCGGCGGCTTCGTGCCGATGGTGATGTGGGACGCGATCGACGCCCACCGCTCGCGTCAGCTCGGCTGGATCTCGCGCAGCTGGGACGACCCGGAGCTGCGCTTCGTCCACCTGCGGCCGATGGGGTCGAGCCAGACCAGCGTGCACGTCGGCCGCCGTCGGCACGGGATGGGGCAATACGTGATGGGCAGCGACCTGCTCTACTTCGCCGCCACCTGCGCCTTCCGGGCGCTGGAGCCGCCTTATGTGATCGGCGGCGTCAACATGTTCCTCGGCTATCTCGACGCGTGGCGCAAAGGCGTGCCGCAGGTGGACGATCCGGAGCTGCGCCGGTTCGTGCGCGCCTACCAGCGGCGGGCGCTCGTCGTCGGCCGGCGGCGCGCGGTGGAGGAGATCGAGGCGCGAACCGGCGAGATCTGGCGCCGCAACCACGCGGCCGCATAG